A single genomic interval of Candidatus Dependentiae bacterium harbors:
- a CDS encoding type II secretion system F family protein has translation MPLYHYEAFNRKGSKTSGTLDASSLQVAKEVLRGQGLMPTKIAEVKSGGGQSFLATLFERPIETKTIVLFTKQLAVLLRSGVPLLQAIELLTEQFEGRFSRILISIKDGIKSGESLASEMGKYPRVFSNVYVQLVKAGEASGKLDMILERLTSYLERAEEMRKKMKKAMSYPIMMLSFAGLVVVGMLTVVVPKLSDMFTKMGKELPGPTQFLIAASNLVTHNFTLLTGGLVGIVMLFTYWKSTPAGKYKWDEWLLKLPMTSYFSRTKAVVQFSKTLGMLLESGVNLSEALDIVCNIVENTVLVKRLKEARDKIIKEGKISRYLQETKIFPKIASYMISTGEQSGKLGHMLVTVGDDYDAELSELADGLTAKITPIMTIVMGLIVGFIVIAIFLPIMSMSDISGM, from the coding sequence ATGCCCCTTTATCATTACGAAGCGTTTAATCGCAAAGGATCAAAAACTTCAGGCACTCTTGATGCTTCTTCATTGCAAGTAGCAAAAGAGGTATTGCGTGGGCAAGGGCTCATGCCAACTAAAATTGCTGAAGTAAAGAGTGGTGGTGGGCAATCATTTCTTGCAACGCTCTTCGAACGACCAATCGAAACTAAAACAATAGTTTTATTTACTAAGCAGCTTGCAGTCCTTCTTCGCTCAGGTGTTCCACTTTTGCAAGCAATTGAGCTCTTGACTGAACAATTTGAAGGCCGCTTTTCGCGCATTCTGATTTCAATTAAAGATGGCATCAAATCGGGTGAATCGCTTGCCAGTGAAATGGGTAAATACCCACGCGTTTTTTCTAATGTCTATGTGCAGCTGGTTAAAGCCGGTGAGGCTAGTGGCAAGTTGGATATGATTTTGGAGCGCTTAACTTCGTATCTTGAACGTGCCGAAGAAATGAGAAAGAAAATGAAAAAGGCGATGTCCTATCCAATTATGATGCTCTCATTTGCAGGGCTTGTAGTTGTTGGTATGTTGACGGTTGTTGTGCCCAAATTGAGTGATATGTTTACCAAAATGGGTAAAGAGCTTCCAGGGCCAACGCAATTTTTGATTGCCGCTTCAAATCTAGTTACTCATAATTTTACTCTTTTAACGGGTGGTTTAGTTGGGATTGTTATGCTCTTCACCTACTGGAAGTCGACACCTGCGGGGAAATACAAATGGGATGAGTGGTTATTAAAATTACCCATGACTTCATATTTTTCTAGAACAAAAGCGGTGGTACAATTTAGTAAGACGCTCGGTATGCTTTTGGAAAGTGGGGTCAATCTTTCTGAGGCGCTTGATATTGTTTGTAATATTGTAGAAAATACCGTACTGGTTAAACGCTTAAAAGAAGCGCGCGACAAAATTATCAAAGAAGGTAAAATTTCACGCTACTTGCAAGAAACAAAAATATTCCCCAAGATAGCAAGTTACATGATTAGCACGGGCGAGCAGTCGGGCAAATTAGGACACATGTTAGTTACGGTTGGCGATGATTATGATGCGGAGCTTTCAGAGCTTGCT